In Streptomyces sp. NBC_01439, the following are encoded in one genomic region:
- a CDS encoding roadblock/LC7 domain-containing protein, with protein sequence MSQAAQNLNWLITNFVDNTPGVSHTVVVSADGLLLAMSDGFPRDRADQLAAVASGLTSLTAGASRIFEGGAVNQTVVEMDRGFLFLMSVSDGSSLAVLAHPECDIGLVGYEMALLVDRAGSVLTPDLRAELQGSLLN encoded by the coding sequence ATGAGCCAGGCGGCACAGAACCTGAACTGGTTGATCACCAACTTCGTGGACAACACCCCCGGGGTGTCGCACACGGTGGTGGTCTCCGCCGACGGCCTTCTTCTGGCGATGTCCGACGGGTTCCCGCGCGACCGCGCCGATCAGCTGGCGGCCGTGGCCTCCGGACTGACCTCGCTGACCGCCGGTGCCTCTCGCATCTTCGAGGGTGGCGCCGTCAACCAGACCGTGGTCGAGATGGACCGGGGATTCCTCTTCCTCATGTCCGTCTCGGACGGATCCTCGCTGGCCGTACTGGCGCACCCCGAGTGCGACATCGGCCTCGTGGGCTACGAGATGGCCCTTCTGGTGGATCGCGCGGGCAGTGTCCTGACTCCGGATCTGCGTGCCGAGCTGCAAGGAAGTCTTCTCAACTAG
- a CDS encoding DUF742 domain-containing protein — translation MTTPGGHPYGGAQQPQGGHDQNRFNFPSAPSRPVPEQNPYQQQQYGQPQMPPQQQPPRAARQPAPKAHNPLVRPYAMTGGRTRPRYQLAIEALVSTTADPARLQGQLPEHQRICRLCQEIKSVAEISALLSIPLGVARILVADLAEAGLVAIHQPGGDESAGGQPDVTLLERVLSGLRKL, via the coding sequence GTGACAACACCCGGAGGACATCCTTATGGCGGCGCGCAGCAGCCGCAGGGTGGGCACGACCAGAACCGCTTCAACTTTCCCTCGGCGCCGAGCCGGCCCGTGCCGGAGCAGAATCCCTACCAGCAGCAGCAGTACGGACAGCCCCAGATGCCTCCGCAGCAGCAGCCGCCGCGCGCCGCGCGACAGCCCGCTCCGAAGGCCCACAACCCGTTGGTGCGTCCGTACGCGATGACCGGCGGCCGTACTCGGCCGCGCTACCAGCTCGCCATCGAGGCGCTGGTCAGTACCACGGCGGATCCCGCGCGTCTGCAAGGGCAGTTGCCCGAGCACCAGCGCATCTGCCGCCTGTGCCAGGAGATCAAATCCGTAGCGGAGATCTCGGCACTTCTCTCCATTCCTCTTGGTGTCGCCCGCATCCTCGTCGCCGACCTGGCGGAGGCGGGCCTTGTCGCCATTCACCAGCCCGGCGGCGACGAGTCTGCCGGTGGCCAGCCAGACGTGACACTGCTCGAAAGGGTGCTCAGTGGACTTCGCAAGCTCTAA
- a CDS encoding GTP-binding protein, producing the protein MDFASSNGGAAPRSTTSAKIVVAGGFGVGKTTFVGAVSEINPLRTEAVMTSASAGIDDLTHTGDKTTTTVAMDFGRITLDQDLILYLFGTPGQDRFWFMWDDLVRGAIGAIVLVDTRRLADCFPAVDYFENSGLPFVIALNGFEGHQPYTPEEVREALQIGPDAPIITTDARHRADAKSALITLVEHALMARLR; encoded by the coding sequence GTGGACTTCGCAAGCTCTAACGGCGGAGCGGCTCCCCGCTCCACCACCTCCGCGAAGATCGTGGTGGCGGGCGGCTTCGGCGTGGGCAAGACCACGTTCGTCGGCGCGGTCTCCGAGATCAACCCGCTGCGCACCGAAGCCGTGATGACCAGCGCCTCGGCCGGGATCGACGACCTCACCCACACCGGTGACAAGACGACCACCACGGTCGCCATGGACTTCGGCCGCATCACGCTCGACCAGGACCTGATCCTGTACCTCTTCGGTACCCCGGGCCAGGACCGCTTCTGGTTCATGTGGGACGACCTCGTCCGCGGCGCCATCGGCGCCATCGTGCTCGTGGACACCCGCCGCCTCGCCGACTGCTTCCCGGCGGTCGACTACTTCGAGAACAGCGGCCTGCCCTTCGTCATCGCCCTCAACGGCTTCGAGGGGCACCAGCCCTACACGCCGGAGGAAGTCCGCGAGGCCCTGCAGATCGGCCCGGACGCCCCGATCATCACCACCGACGCCCGCCACCGCGCGGACGCCAAGAGCGCGCTCATCACGCTCGTCGAGCACGCCCTCATGGCGCGGCTTCGGTAG
- a CDS encoding acyl-CoA carboxylase subunit epsilon, whose amino-acid sequence MTTATDTLLRVEKGNARPEELAAITAILLARAAATPEETPVRVPGQAGWRRLERTPGFRAPHSWQG is encoded by the coding sequence ATGACCACCGCCACTGACACCCTGCTGCGCGTCGAAAAGGGCAACGCCCGGCCCGAGGAGCTGGCCGCGATCACCGCGATCCTGCTCGCCCGTGCGGCCGCCACCCCCGAGGAGACCCCGGTGCGCGTGCCCGGCCAGGCCGGCTGGCGCCGCCTGGAGCGCACGCCCGGCTTCCGCGCCCCGCACAGCTGGCAGGGCTGA